The sequence AAATCTGTGCCCATTTATTTGAAAGGGTGGTAACAGTTGATTTCCGTTTTTGGAGGtgatttaatgtttttaattgtTTAGCTGTTTTAACCTTGTTAGTGATATTTAAAttgtttactttgatttttaacaGTTTTTGAATGATTCTATATGCCATGGATATTCATAACCAGACAAAACTAGGTTGGACAGTTCCTGTCATGGTTTCGCTGGCTGTTAAGGTCTTTtaattgtgtgtgtgggtgcatgtgcagGGGTGTGATCTCTGTCCTAACTTTCTCCAAATCCTAGTCATCTTTTGTACCACAAGTGCTTAATGATGCATAAGAGAATTTGAAATGACTATTGATCATTCTGCATCCTTGATTACTGAGTTACAGGGTTCACATGAGGCACGTTTATCTGTTACATTCATGTTTCCTTAAAATTCGTGGATATCCTTAAAATGTAACGAGCTAATATTCTAATTGAATAATGTTTCTTCAAAATTCTAATGACTTATAGCTTTGCCATTTCATCTTTATTTTGTTGCTTACATGTGGACAAACAAATTGAGTCATCTCTTTTGTACAAATTTTAGATTGGCAAAAGTACAATGAGAGACCATCTTTCAGCAACATGTCGGACTCAAGTCAAGGTGCAGCATTTGTTTGAAGATGCCGGAAACAGGCGAAGGAATGCATCGATACACCATGCGGAGTCCCGCACTTGTCGACCCGTGTTACCTTCACTTAAAGATAAGTGCCTGGATGGTTCACCCTCGTCTAAATCAGATGGTACTTTGCTGAAGTCGAAAAGTGCTGTATCTCCGACCCAAGCCATGAAACTGCACATGCACAAGCTGACTTCCTTTGAACATCAGGAAATTTTCAACTATCCTGAAGTTTATTTCCTGGGTCTAAATGCAAAAAAGCGGCAAGGTGTTACTGGTGGATCAAACAACTGTGGCTATGATGACGACCGTTCAGCCTACATTCTTCTCCCTCATGACCATATAGCGTACAGATATGAAATTCTCAAAGTCATTGGGAGGGGAAGCTTTGGGCAGGTTGCAAAGGTGTACGACCATAAAACACGGCAGCATGTGGCATTGAAGATTGTGCGAAATGAGAAGCGGTTCCATCGGCAGGCAGCGGAGGAGATCCGAATTTTGGAACACTTGAGGAAACAAGACAAGAACCTGCAAATGAACATCGTCCACATGATGGAGAATTTCACGTTCCGCAACCATACCTGCATGACCTTTGAGCTACTGAGCTTGAACCTGTATGAACTGATCAAACGAAACAAGTTTCAGGGATTCAGCCTTCAGTTAGTGCGGAAGTTTGCCCATTCCATCCTCCAGTGCCTGGAAGCTTTGCATAAGAACCGGATCATTCATTGTGATTTGAAGCCAGAGAACATTTTACTGAAACAGCATGATCGTAGTGGTATCAAAGTGATTGATTTTGGCTCCAGCTGCTACGAACATCAACGTGTTTTTACCTATATCCAGTCACGATTTTATCGTGCTCCTGAGGTTATCCTTGGCTCGCGTTATGGGATGCCCATTGACATGTGGAGTTTTGGTTGCATCCTTGCTGAATTATTGACTGGGTACCCACTCTTCCCAGGTGAAGATGAAGGTGATCAATTGGCTTGCATGTTGGAACTTTTGGGATTGCCTCCTCAAAGATTGTTGGATCATTGCAAACGAGCCAAGAACTTCTTCAACTCAAAAACTCAGCCTCGTTATTGCACTACCACCACGCTTCCAgataacacagtggttctcaatggtGGTCATTCTCGAAGAGGTAAGGTGCGAGGGCCACCAGGCAGCAAGGTCTGGGCAGTAGCCTTGAAGGGTTGTGGTGATGCACAATTCATCAACTTCCTAAAGAAATGTTTGGAGTGGGAGCCATCATGTCGCTTGACTCCTGCCCAAGCTTTGAGACAACCGTGGCTGACTAAACGTTTACACAAAGCATCCACTGTGGAAAAGGCCAGTCCGCTTAAATGTCCACCAGAAAGCACTAGTTCCTTGCCTGGAATTATTTCCAAGTTACCCACCTCTGGCAAACTAAGGCCCAATTTGTTACAAGTGGCTGATTCAAGTGGAAATAATATACCTCTACGGTCTGTGCTTCCAAAATTAGTCAGCTAATGCGATGGTGTGTTGCAAATTAAACCCAAGAACATGTGTCAATTGCAAAAGGTTTTATACAGATCTTTTTCCTGGTAAAATGTTTCGCGGATATTTCATTATGTATTTCAACCTGAAAGAAAGTCCTTTCCAAATTGCATTAAAGTgcgtaaaattattttttatccATTTTACCCTCACAAAACTGTTGTGGTTTTTAATTTACACCATTAAAATATATCCCTCGTACATTCAGAGCAAAATATGAAGTAAATTGTTATGTTTCCTGCAATTCTTAGTTTTGGATtatattgaatgaagatctaccgggaccaatgcctgaagagggcacacaaaatcagtgaaccggtgcagactcgaaaggccaacatggcctgtttccgctccgtaaatggtgatATGGTGATGATCAAACAGGTTCGATAATGACAAGTGAAGAGTGAAATCACGTTCTTGATTGGGCTCTGCTCAATTGTAGTCAACTATAGCCTGAAAATTTTAGTATTAATGATTCTAAAAGAACTTTTTCTACCATACAGCTCTGTTTGATAATGCAAAAGATTAAAAAATCACACCACACTCCTGTTCTCACACCTCTTTATGACATTGGTCTTTGTTAGAGGCTGGATGTACTGCCGCTAATGTCCTGTTCATTATGGAATTAGACAAAATGTTTGGGTGCTGATTATTAATACAAATTTCTTGAGGGCACTGTCATATGCTGTTCAGTGTATCACACAGGTAATGGTATAACTTAGGGATTGGCACTAGAAATCACTTCTGTTTCACTTCCAAGTTCTCTGTCCATCACCTTAATCCAGCGTAAGCTTGTAAACCACTGTAAACAGTTGCCGTAGAAATGTATTGATGAACTGGAAATAAACCAGGACTTGGTTGTTTTTGGTAAAGAGTTTACGGGGAGTGTGAGAAATAAATTCTTCTGATTTCTTCAGCTTGGACTTTTCAAGCTGGCACTTTGTTGCATGTCCTCCATCCAGCTTGTCActtgtgaatggggaaaaaatatACTGTAGGGAGCTGATCAAAGTTTGGAAAATTGATCAATTTTAAGTCAAGTGTAAACTGTTTATCTGTGAAGAAAATCAATTTTTAAGGTGCCTCCGTTATGTACAGGGGGTTATTATCATATCTAGATGCCACTTTAACGCTTTGTAATTGTGGTCTCATTGATGTTCAGACAACACTGAAGCTTGATCAGTATTTTATTGCACACTTGGTAAAGTTATTGGTGAATGATAAGTTGGAATCTGTTGGATTGTAAATTACTGATACCTGTTGATCTATGTTATAATGGTGTTGGCTTTTTTAGCTAGCTAGTCAAAATGCAATAAAAGCACACTTTTTGACTTTTTGAGAAATGAAAACCCACAACAATAGccttatttaaagttttaaatcCTTTTTTCTGTGATTGTATGTATTTGTGCATGCAGGTTCCTTAAATGCCAGGACTAAATGCAGTATCCCAGCCTTTCACCAGCTTTTGGTATGTTGTAAAATTCCAACTTCAAGTCATGCCAGCAAAAATACCATTCACTGTGCAGATATTTTCTGGGAACAGAGTATCCTACTTCAGGGTTGGTTCAAAAATTAAATCCAAGTTTGGCAATTTTTAATCCTCTTGTCAGATGAATTTAAAGTATTGTTGCAAATCAGATTTTGTACATTATTCATTAGAGCTATTGAAATCCAATTCTTGATTTGCTTGGTCCCATTTGAGCACAGCAGTACTTTGGAATTTTAATGTTTCCGTATGATAGATACTTTCCTGTATTATTGTGCAGTTCCACGGTCAAAGTATTTAATCAGTGGTCATGACTTGATGAGCCAGACTGTCAATTTCTTTTTAATAAATTGAAGAAAGATGTTGGAAGTGATTTAACCTCCTCTGCAAATGATTTTAAAATCTAACCGTTAACCATTTCAAATACATGTATTGGAATAATTATTGGAAATGTGCCATTTATTGATTAAAATATCTGATTATGTTTTAATTTGAAGACAGGATTACAAAGCTCCATGccagagggtggcacagttaccgtaacggttagcacaacgctgttacagcgccagtgatctggaTCATGGGTTCGATTcccatgctgtctggaaggagtttgtatgatctccctggatgggttttccctggggactcccacggtacaaaggtagcaggggttgtaggtctattgggtgtaattgggcagctggggctcatgagctgaaagggcctgttaccgtgcttggATGTTCTAAAAAAAAGGGTGTTGTGCATAATGAAACTTCTCGGCCCTGATTAATGAAATTAGATAATCCTGGggttcacctctgattccaactCAAACAAAAGCTAGTTAGCTTCCTTGTCATTATATTCTCGACAATCAATTCACAAGACGGTCGTTGTATTTCATAGGACAAAATATAACACTTCCTGGAGTTATAACTCCTTCGCAAAGTTCAGACACTACCAAAATTCTCCATGAAGCACGAAGATTCCTAAATTTTGGACTAAGATTACTGAAGTGTTTCTCTATCAAAAACATGCATCAAACTGTTAAACCCCGCAATCTTGATCTTGCATTCTTGATGTTTATAGCCTATTTACATCATCGGAATGAACTGGCAGTTTTGCAATCTATATAAATACAGCAGATAAAACAACCACATGAATTATTCTGCCACAAGAGAGAGGATTACAGTTTGGAATATGCAATAACTTTCAGCCAATGGATTCACTGAATAGTTACACTAGAGAAGAATGTGAGTAAAGATGCAAAGGGATcaggaaagattcacaaggatgttcacTGGATTgcagggcttgagttacaaggagagattgcaTAGTCTGGGATTGTTTTCCCTGAAGTAGGATACTCTGTTCCCAGAAAATATCTGCACAGTGAATGGCATTTTTGCTGGCATGACTTGAAGTTGGAATTTTACAAAAGCTGGTGAAAGGCTGGGATACTGCATTTAGTCCTGGCATTTAAGGAACCTGCATGCACAAATACATACAATCACAGAAAAAAGgatttaaaactttaaataaggCTATTGTGGGTTTTCATTTCTCAAAAGGTCAAAAAGATATGAGATATAACAAGATGGAGATGTATAAATTTGAGAGATACATATACAGTAGATAACCAGAATCTTTCCCGTGGTAGTAATATCTAAATCTCAGGGCATATCTTTAAagttgggggggggaatggtgagCTACATTTTTCACACAAAGCATAGTTGGTATgttgaatgaactgccagagatgttgcaaattggaataataaCAACATTTGTGAAGCATCTGAACAAGTACTTGAGTGAGCCAGGCATAGGAGGGATATAGAATTAATGTGGGTAACTGGGATTAGTCTAGATAGGGATGATGACaggcatggacaagaagggctgGGTTATGTGCTGCATAACTGAATCTGTAAAGTCATTTGGCCCATCCAATATGCTGGCTCCTGTCAAAGCGACCTAGTTAGTGTACTCTTTTAGGGAACTATAAACCGTGCGCtgctggaatcagagctggtttcTCTATTGTTTAGCGCATCTATGTACAATATGGAAGAGAATGTGGGTGACACGATTAGAAAATGTGCAGGAGAGACTAAAATTGATAGTGTAGTGTTCAGTGAAGAAGGTTGCCTACGTTTACAATAGGATTAAGATCGActgaagtgggccaaggaatgacagatggaatttaattctgacaagtgaGCTGATGCACTTGGCAAGTCAAACCCAATCAATACTTGCACAGTCACTGGTAGGGTCCTGGGTAGTAGTATTGAACAGAGACCTTGGGATGCAAGTGTATATTTTTCTGAAAGTGCAACACAGGTGGTGAAGAGGGTTTCTGGTATGCTTCTCTTCATTGAGTATAGTTGAACAAATTGTTGCTCAGCCctattggagtattgtgcacagttctaaTCTCCATGCTATAGGAAGGTAGagaaagtgcagaaaagatttgcaggaatgttgcctggactggggggtttgaattataaggagatatTTGATAGGCTGGGAGTGTTTTCTGTGGGACGTAGGAGACAGAAAGATGGCCTTATTGAGGTGCATAGATAGATGGAGTGGACAGTCGTTGTCTTTTTTTCCCAgtgtaaaactagagggcataggtttcagGTGAGAGGGTAAAAAAAGGGATCTGAAGTTTTTCCATCCAGTGGGTGGTGAGTAAATGGAATGAGCTGACAACAGAGGTGCAATTACtctgtttaaaagatatttggatgaGTAATCGAGCAGGAGAAGTCCAGAGTGATGTGATCCAATGGAGGTGCATGAGGTTGATGAAGATGGGTATATTGGTAGACATggtcaagttgggctgaagggcctggtgaCAAGAGTACTGGAATGAAGCAGGGCCATGCACTATGGCATCAACAACAATTTGAAATGGATAATTTGCTGCATCTGATTTTATAGGAATGGGATTGTGATTTGGGAGGTGTGAGGAACAGAAGGCATTCCAAATGGCATGCTCGCTCTCAGCTGTGGAAGACAGCCCATTAGGTGAATCAATGAGTTCTGCATTGGGAGGAACtgattttccttctcctcccccccccacttcacctcAGCTCATTCAACACACACCACAGTGAAGAATTACCTGCAAAAAAGTTGAGTATCTAGATGAACATTGTATGTTGCAGCAAGTGACATGTTGCCAAATGCCCTGTTGAAAGATTTCAGCAAGGATCAGTTGTAATTCTTTTGCTTTAGTAAATTTTCATTTCTAATTGTATAATTTCATTTTAGGATACAAATCTTTCAACAGCTCTGGCTGGATTGATTACCAGCAAATAGAGCAATACAGTCATTTCACCAGAGCCTCAAAAGTATATCAGCAAGGAAGCAGCTAGAATTTCAAGGCCTTTATGTCTACAACAGTCCCGCATCGTGTGGGGAAGTGCAAATTTGCCAAATCTCTTGTGTCTGTTCTCCGTATGCTGAAGTTTTTCCGTATTGTAATTAGCTAGGCTTCCTCTTCCTTTCATTGTTTCACGGGCTGGTAGATGGATTCTGACATTGCCAGAATGTTCTGAGGTACGGAGAGTTTAAAATACTGCCACCCATTTTGGGAAATATATCAGAATCCATGCTGATCTACACCAGGAAGGTCCACAAGATATGGAAGCAGTTGTGCATCTCGGATTCCTTCATCGgaagcagaatttattgccatgagcaGGCCACAAGAttcgatgttttgcggcagcatcgctgtgcaaacatttatagaaaccacctttcaaaataaatttaaaataaagtgcaagagaaagtcaaagtgaggcagtggctttggttcattgttcattcaggaatctgatggcaatggggaagaaactgtccttgtgccgctgagggctcatcttcaggctcctggacctccttcctgatgtgagCAGTGTGAATGTTGGGTTCCATTTCCATTGTGAGGTGTGGAATTGATTTTTGACAATCGGTGTAGGTTCCCTTACATAGTGTCAACTTAAAATAAGACTCAATGCAGTCCAGTGGGAAGCAATGAAATGCGGATCTCTTTTTAAAGTATTCATCTAGTGTGAAATCTCATTTCCTTAAACATTTTCTATCGAAGTTTAAATGTCTGCTTTACTACATTTTCTTCCGTACAGGAAGAGAAGTGCTTAATAAATCTCATTCTCAACCATCAAGAATTTAAAAATGTTGTAATGAGTTTCAAGAAAAGGAAACTAATTTGTGAATGAATATCTAACATCATTCAGCCTTGAAGTGGGTAAAATGGGGAACAATAACTTGTTTCAGGAACAGTATCGTGGGAGCACGAAATATAAACTGGTTTAGTTTTCTTTCCAATACAATTTTCTGGCTTTAGTGAAATATAATATTAAATGTATTATTATAGCAGAACTTAACACTAAAACAATGAAATATGTAGAAATTGAGGAGTATTAAAGAAAGTGGAGAGGTGGTAATATTGAAGAGGAAAATTGTTCTGTTTTCATGTGATTTTATGAAAAAATGTTGAAAGACCATTTGCAGTGAAGCGATTGAAATTGGGGATAAGAAATAATCCCCTTCAGCCTCGACATATGAATTAGATTTCCTTAATTCATGATATTTACAAGATTATGTAATCAGTTGGCATGGAAAATGTGATGAATCAAAGTGAATTTGTACAGTAATTTTGAGAAGTTTCCGAAATAGACCTTCATGTCTTAAGGcttccaattttatccttcagtgTAAAGATTATTTTAACATGGGATCTATTCAGCTGTCtccttttgaattgaattgtGTGTTCAGGTCCCACACCTGATTACTAAATGCACAAATTAAGGCTGTTCCTCCCTCTGAACTGAGTGAATGTTGCTTTGTAGAAGATGTAATTTTCAGGTGGGCCATAACAGGGGCCCCTTTTCTTTCTGAGGGGAACATAAAAGACTTTTTCCTaatgattcaaaattcctttattgtcatgttataaaacAAATAAtgaaggcaaagattcaccatcagcagaaattgcccagcaccccttatagtcagagaaagagaagcaaaaaagagttcattcagtgtcactgagtgcctgtggattcgcctccagccacaCAGGATTCAGtctaaaccatcggcaacccgagctccagtccAAAACTCTGACAAGATCAGGAAGCCTtaagtgcccttggcaccctttcgcatcttggttccgatacctggtaccccttcagccagtctccagcagtctgcagcctgatgCAAGTCCCTTGCCCACAGTCGTCAGCAGTCTGTGGGGATCctctgtgttcttcagccgcagaatccctcactggtccactgctgtggtcaccatatcctttgcttctcctcaaaTGGGGAATGTTTCCCCCAGTTTTTGGTGACTtgtaccagtcctctgcttcccctggagtctgcaacccctcgaggctgctgccaaacacaggcatCACCATCTTGGTTCTAGACCCTGTGGGCACAGGCTGTTGAAAGCCTGCACAGAGCCTTTGGTAGTTGGACTGATGATGGGtattttcctctctgtcctgGACCATATTTCCTCCTTGATTCACTCAGAAAAGAAAAAGTATGGTCAAATCGTTTAAAGCTTCAATCAATCAAAGTAACATCAGACATGGCAATAATTTTTAAGGTGCAAAAGCAAAATACTTGGTTACTGGAATCGGAAATAAAACACTGATGTGCTCATTAGGCCTGTACTGTTAGTATTTCCAGGTATTTGCTTTGAAGAGTGCCTTAAGCACAAATTAAGTTTTAAAGGGAGATTTGTCATTGTGTGCTGAATTACAATTCGTTCCTTTTCTGCCAAAACTTTTCACTGAGTAAACCttcagaaagaacatttgaaatctgTGGTTGCCATTTTCTACAATTTACATGTGATTCAACGTCTTCTTTGGTGCTCGTACACAACTTGTACCTTTAGCGTGTCCATGAGTGTAGATGTGCTATTCAGGAGGACAGAACAAAACTGGCTGAAGCCTTAAAAAGAACCAGAACAAAGAGACTTTGATTGCCAAGACCTAAGACCGTCTCACTATCTTGTACTGTGCCTTATAGAGGCTCTGGTGGGCTTACACAGCTACTGTGATGGTTGAGGATTTTGATCAGTTGCAAACATCAATTAGCCCAGAATCCCACCTTGGTCACGGTGGATGGGTTGGGTTGAAGGCCATGTTCTCTGATGTATGACTATGAAGTTGCAAATATCAATGTATTCATGTTGCAGAATATTACTACTTGGGTTTTGCTCATGAAGTGAATAACAGTAGAAAGAATAAAGACTTGAAGCTAGTTTGAATGCAAATTGAAGTGGATTTGTCGTCTGATCTTCAGTGCTCTGTTGGACAGAACTGAATTAACTGCAGATTGGGAAATTCTTTCACTGAAAGGAATTTCTTTAATGTGCAAAGTGTTCCTTCAACCAAAATCACTAAGGTATGATCCAGTGAAGTTTCTCTGTTGTACCTTGACAATGGAAAAAGTTGGTATTAAAAGTTTTATCTCGTGTCTTTACAGCAAGTGGCTTGTCTTCATTTTTAACTTCCATGTGTTGAAATTTGTTTGCTAAACATTGATTctgtaaagaaatacaaaaactgCAGATTTGAAGTAAGCGAAGCTGGAAGGAATCGGCAGGTTAGGAAGAGTCCATGGGAAAAATGGTCAGTCGACATTTTGGCCAACACCCGTCACCCATTTGAAAATGTCGTTGagaaggagttttttttttattttttatttttcacactatgaaccgtactgaccaaaatacacacaaacatttccctcttgaatatagacagtgtcattttccccctcccttccctccctccttcccaccccctccaaacccactaaacgttcaacatatacaatacattaaacccattaaacaatgtcatcacacaatgaaaataaacaagaaaattgtgtcgtcttacccactgggtcagttcatttcgacttctccttctgtcattttagggggtggaggtctctgttgtgttccatgtacagttcccaaatttgttcgaatactgtgatgttattttttaaattatatgttattttttccaatggaatacatttattcatttccatgtaccattgctgtattctcaggctctcttctgatttccaggttgacattatacatttttttgctacagctgaggctatcataataaatcttttttgtgctccatccaaattgaggccaagttctttatttcttatattagaagaaagatctctggattttttgggatgttgctttttgtgattttatttaatatctggtttagatcttcccaaaacttttccactttctcacatgcccaaattgcatgtcctgttcccgtttccttcttacagcgaaaacatctgtcgaTGAGGCCCTGAACCACTGCAGTCTGTAGTGAAGTGCTCCAACAATGATTGGGAGGCAGTTCTACTATTTGGATCCAGTGAAGACAAGGGAATGGTGATGTATTTCCAAGTCACGGTGGTGTTGGACCTTGGTGCGAAGCCTGCAGTTGAATAGTGTCTCCTATTGATGTCCTCCAGCTCCAGCTGTAACAAGATCTCCCGACTTTAAAAGGCCTTGACTG comes from Narcine bancroftii isolate sNarBan1 chromosome 5, sNarBan1.hap1, whole genome shotgun sequence and encodes:
- the LOC138765242 gene encoding dual specificity tyrosine-phosphorylation-regulated kinase 2-like isoform X2 codes for the protein MLGRKTGAPAQLRDDSCIRVDQAEIQTSNTERGSPVGLPSLNSLTIGKSTMRDHLSATCRTQVKVQHLFEDAGNRRRNASIHHAESRTCRPVLPSLKDKCLDGSPSSKSDGTLLKSKSAVSPTQAMKLHMHKLTSFEHQEIFNYPEVYFLGLNAKKRQGVTGGSNNCGYDDDRSAYILLPHDHIAYRYEILKVIGRGSFGQVAKVYDHKTRQHVALKIVRNEKRFHRQAAEEIRILEHLRKQDKNLQMNIVHMMENFTFRNHTCMTFELLSLNLYELIKRNKFQGFSLQLVRKFAHSILQCLEALHKNRIIHCDLKPENILLKQHDRSGIKVIDFGSSCYEHQRVFTYIQSRFYRAPEVILGSRYGMPIDMWSFGCILAELLTGYPLFPGEDEGDQLACMLELLGLPPQRLLDHCKRAKNFFNSKTQPRYCTTTTLPDNTVVLNGGHSRRGKVRGPPGSKVWAVALKGCGDAQFINFLKKCLEWEPSCRLTPAQALRQPWLTKRLHKASTVEKASPLKCPPESTSSLPGIISKLPTSGKLRPNLLQVADSSGNNIPLRSVLPKLVS
- the LOC138765242 gene encoding dual specificity tyrosine-phosphorylation-regulated kinase 2-like isoform X1; the protein is MRDHLSATCRTQVKVQHLFEDAGNRRRNASIHHAESRTCRPVLPSLKDKCLDGSPSSKSDGTLLKSKSAVSPTQAMKLHMHKLTSFEHQEIFNYPEVYFLGLNAKKRQGVTGGSNNCGYDDDRSAYILLPHDHIAYRYEILKVIGRGSFGQVAKVYDHKTRQHVALKIVRNEKRFHRQAAEEIRILEHLRKQDKNLQMNIVHMMENFTFRNHTCMTFELLSLNLYELIKRNKFQGFSLQLVRKFAHSILQCLEALHKNRIIHCDLKPENILLKQHDRSGIKVIDFGSSCYEHQRVFTYIQSRFYRAPEVILGSRYGMPIDMWSFGCILAELLTGYPLFPGEDEGDQLACMLELLGLPPQRLLDHCKRAKNFFNSKTQPRYCTTTTLPDNTVVLNGGHSRRGKVRGPPGSKVWAVALKGCGDAQFINFLKKCLEWEPSCRLTPAQALRQPWLTKRLHKASTVEKASPLKCPPESTSSLPGIISKLPTSGKLRPNLLQVADSSGNNIPLRSVLPKLVS